One genomic segment of Ictalurus punctatus breed USDA103 chromosome 12, Coco_2.0, whole genome shotgun sequence includes these proteins:
- the LOC128634066 gene encoding fumarylacetoacetate hydrolase domain-containing protein 2-like has translation MKGVVDLRVLDQTLHYCHSSSAKTNEANRRHETYLGYVWCEEQNHAKLEIHSYKKEASYAHACYSQEEDARGHVAGFTVASEISARVWQMKNGKQWLLGKTFDTFCPLEPALVTTEALKDVHNLGIRCLVNGDVVQDSNTSQLIFKTEKLVVWVSQFVTLYPGKVFLTGTPPGVGVFRKPPIFLKKGHIVECQIEEIGFIRNTVV, from the exons ATGAAAGGTGTCGTCGACCTGAGGGTGTTGGATCAGACC CTACATTATTGTcacagctccagtgcaaaaaCTAATGAAGCAAACCGCAGACATGAAACTTATCTTGGCTACGTTTGGTGTGAGGAGCAAAATCATGCCAAATTAGAAATTCATTCCTATAAAAAAGAGGCGTCTTACGCTCATGCCTGTTATTCTCAGGAGGAGGACGCTCGCGGTCACGTTGCCGGCTTCACCGTAGCCAGTGAGATCAGCGCTCGTGTTTGGCAGATGAAGAACGGCAAGCAGTGGCTTCTGGGAAAAACATTCGACACATTCTGTCCACTAGAGCCTGCTCTTGTTACCACAGAAGCACTGAAGG ACGTCCACAATCTGGGGATCCGGTGCCTGGTAAACGGTGATGTAGTTCAGGACAGCAACACCAGTCAGCTGATCTTTAAGACGGAGAAGCTGGTGGTGTGGGTCTCGCA GTTTGTGACTCTGTACCCAGGCAAAGTGTTTCTAACAGGCACGCCTCCAGGAGTGGGCGTGTTCAGAAAGCCACCCATCTTTCTAAAG AAAGGACACATCGTGGAGTGTCAGATCGAGGAGATCGGGTTCATCCGAAACACAGTGGTGTGA